GACCAGATCTTCTATCAGCCAGTGTGACTGTTTTATTGGGCCTATGCATGGAAAATAATATCTGCATTAATGTAATCAGATTTTTGTGAAACATTTCCATCGCAAACATGGTTatttaaatatactgtattatGTATGAGGTTACTGTTCTTCTACGTGCAGCTTTTATTATGTTCTGTGTGCTTGtattataattaaattaaaagatttGGACATGGAAACAACACTGTGGATTTCTCTGAGCTGAGCTTAGTGTGGCGtgaccagcagggggcagtaTATTACTAACGGACCTGGACAGGAAGCGCAAAGGATTATGGGACTTTTAGTTCTCAGTAGAGGACGGTTGGCTTGATAACACCGCGAAGAACAAAACAAGACCTCTATCAACGAAATTAAAACACCAGCCTCGAATTCAGCATCAGTGCGAGCTCCTTATGCGTCGAGTCCGGATCATTTCAGGTGGATTGAGTCGTCGCATGAAGAAAAGCGGCTCACTTTTGgtgaaaaataaacaggaagttgttAGCGTTGTGGGACGTGTAGTTCCGCTTGTAGGCCACTGAGCTTGATAACAACGCATAGAATaaagaaacaacaataaaataagcTAAACTTCACCAGAAGACCGTGCTTTTAGCCTCGGTGTGTCGGTAATCATGCCCGGGTTCACCTGCTGTGTGCCTGGCTGCTACAACAACTCGCACCGGGACAAGGACCTGCGCTTCTACACATTTCCTAAAGACAGCACGCTGAGGGAGATCTGGCTGAGGAACATCTCTCGGGCCGGGGTCAGCGGCTGTTTCAGCACCTTCCAGCCCACCACAGGACACCGAGTCTGCAGCGTGCATTTCGCCGGCGGTAGGAAGACATATACCATCCGGGTGCCGTCCCTCTTCCCTCTGCGGGGGGTCAATGAGCGCAGGAGCCGGCGGGGCAGAGGCAGGAAAGTGTCCGCGGCGGTTCCTGCCCCCGCCGCTGCAGCGACCTCTGGGATCGTCCTCGCCAGCGTACTGGACAGCACTGCAGAAGGAGCCGAGGGCAATGCTGGCGGCGAGGCGAGCGATGACAGCATCACCGTGGTTCAGATAGGCCAAAACGGGGAGTACCTGGGCACGGCGCGGC
The Epinephelus lanceolatus isolate andai-2023 chromosome 2, ASM4190304v1, whole genome shotgun sequence DNA segment above includes these coding regions:
- the thap11 gene encoding THAP domain-containing protein 11 — its product is MPGFTCCVPGCYNNSHRDKDLRFYTFPKDSTLREIWLRNISRAGVSGCFSTFQPTTGHRVCSVHFAGGRKTYTIRVPSLFPLRGVNERRSRRGRGRKVSAAVPAPAAAATSGIVLASVLDSTAEGAEGNAGGEASDDSITVVQIGQNGEYLGTARLPAQSEGTCYTAPIGSAEDLNADDSSVETASTVHQPSVQYVSVTSSPLDHSYSLTTGTTSAELLRKLNEQRDIIALMEVKMKEMKSTIRQLRVAEAKLQEEVRERDRLLYGNAVNFNVRKKV